Proteins from a single region of Stutzerimonas stutzeri:
- the malG gene encoding maltose ABC transporter permease MalG has product MAMVQPKSARYRLWATHAALLAFVAAILFPLLMVVSISFREGNFATGSLFPENPTLEHWSLALGIPYTHEDGSVTNPPFPVLLWLWNSVKIALVSSALILLLSTTSAYAFARMRFGGKAPILKGMLIFQMFPPVLSLVAIYALFDQLGQHVSWLGVNSHGAVIVASLGGMALHIWTIKGYFESIDASLEEAAIVDGATTWQAFFHILLPMSVPILAVVFILAFITSVTEYPIASVLLMDVDKLTLSVGAQQYLYPQNYLWGDFAAAAVLSGLPITAVFLYCQKWIVGGLTAGGVKG; this is encoded by the coding sequence ATGGCCATGGTGCAACCGAAATCCGCGCGTTACCGGCTCTGGGCGACCCACGCGGCGCTGCTGGCCTTCGTCGCGGCAATCCTCTTCCCGCTGCTGATGGTGGTGTCGATCTCCTTTCGCGAAGGCAACTTCGCCACCGGCAGCCTGTTTCCCGAGAACCCGACGCTGGAACACTGGTCGCTGGCCCTCGGCATTCCCTACACCCACGAGGACGGCAGCGTGACGAACCCGCCGTTCCCGGTGCTGCTATGGCTGTGGAACTCGGTGAAGATCGCCCTGGTCAGTTCGGCGCTGATCCTGCTCCTCTCGACCACCAGTGCCTACGCCTTCGCGCGCATGCGCTTCGGCGGCAAGGCGCCGATCCTCAAAGGCATGCTGATCTTCCAGATGTTCCCGCCGGTGCTCTCGCTGGTGGCCATCTACGCGCTGTTCGACCAGCTCGGCCAGCACGTCAGCTGGCTCGGGGTGAACAGCCACGGCGCGGTGATCGTTGCCTCGCTGGGCGGTATGGCGCTGCACATCTGGACCATCAAAGGTTACTTCGAGAGCATCGACGCCTCGCTGGAGGAGGCTGCTATCGTCGATGGGGCGACCACCTGGCAGGCGTTCTTCCATATTCTGCTGCCGATGAGCGTGCCGATCCTGGCGGTGGTGTTCATCCTCGCCTTCATCACCAGCGTCACCGAATACCCCATCGCCTCGGTGCTGCTGATGGACGTGGACAAGCTCACCCTCTCGGTCGGCGCGCAGCAGTACCTCTATCCGCAGAACTACCTGTGGGGCGACTTCGCCGCCGCCGCGGTACTCTCCGGGCTGCCCATCACCGCCGTGTTCCTCTACTGCCAGAAGTGGATCGTCGGTGGCCTCACCGCCGGCGGGGTGAAGGGCTGA
- the malF gene encoding maltose ABC transporter permease MalF → MNARAELPSPAMTRTTSRGLPRSLTNGLRWLAWLTFNAFALYLVVALYVQGQMAFALLGLVVTGIASYLFINRRMYAQRYIFPSVAGMLVFVIFPLLYTVGIGFTNYSGSNLLSLAQVEQYHLSQTYLAGERFRFTLHPSPDGERLRVDKGEQGVFVSSPLTGEPDAEAPLTLQPAEDVEGLGEALPLREVIQRRKALEQWVMQGPDGSLLRLYGLREVAAVEPVYRQDGPGVLVDTRSGARLTADMERGFYVDETGKAVPPGFTVFAGFANFTRVLSEPSIREPFVQIFAWTFAFAGLTVVFTLAVGLVLASLLQWELVRGKAFYRLMLILPYAVPGFISILVFRGLFNQNFGEINLLLEGLFGIRPDWFSDPTLARTMILIVNTWLGYPYMLLLCMGLLQAIPRDQYEASAIDGASPLDNLLRITLPQLIKPLMPLLIACFAFNFNNFVLITLLTRGGPDIIGATTPAGTTDLLVSYTYRIAFQDSGQDFALAAAIATMIFILVGAMALLNLKLSKVKV, encoded by the coding sequence GTGAATGCCCGTGCCGAGTTGCCCAGCCCAGCCATGACCCGTACGACCTCCCGGGGCCTGCCCCGCTCCCTGACCAACGGCCTGCGCTGGCTGGCGTGGCTGACCTTCAACGCCTTTGCGCTGTACCTGGTGGTCGCGCTCTACGTGCAGGGGCAGATGGCCTTCGCCCTGCTCGGGCTGGTGGTGACCGGAATCGCCAGCTACCTGTTCATCAACCGGCGGATGTACGCGCAGCGCTACATCTTTCCATCGGTGGCGGGAATGCTGGTGTTCGTCATCTTCCCGCTGCTGTACACGGTGGGCATCGGCTTTACCAACTACAGCGGCAGCAACCTGCTGAGCCTGGCCCAGGTGGAGCAGTACCACCTGAGCCAGACCTACTTGGCCGGCGAGCGTTTTCGCTTCACCCTGCACCCGAGCCCCGATGGCGAGCGGCTGCGGGTGGACAAGGGCGAGCAGGGCGTGTTCGTCAGCTCGCCGCTGACCGGCGAACCGGATGCGGAAGCACCGCTGACGCTGCAGCCGGCCGAGGACGTCGAAGGGCTGGGCGAGGCGCTGCCGCTGCGCGAGGTGATTCAGCGGCGCAAGGCGCTGGAACAATGGGTCATGCAGGGGCCGGACGGCAGCCTGCTGCGGCTGTACGGATTGCGTGAAGTCGCCGCCGTCGAACCCGTCTATCGTCAGGATGGCCCCGGCGTGCTGGTCGATACCCGCAGCGGTGCACGCCTGACCGCCGACATGGAGCGCGGCTTCTATGTCGACGAGACGGGCAAGGCGGTGCCGCCGGGCTTCACCGTGTTCGCCGGCTTCGCCAACTTCACCCGGGTGCTGAGCGAGCCGAGCATCCGTGAACCCTTCGTGCAGATCTTCGCCTGGACGTTCGCCTTCGCCGGGCTCACCGTGGTCTTCACGCTCGCCGTGGGGCTGGTGTTGGCCAGCCTGCTGCAATGGGAGCTGGTGCGCGGCAAGGCCTTCTACCGGCTGATGCTGATCCTGCCGTACGCGGTGCCGGGGTTCATTTCCATCCTGGTGTTCCGCGGCCTGTTCAACCAGAACTTCGGCGAGATCAACCTGCTGCTCGAGGGGCTGTTCGGCATCCGCCCGGACTGGTTCAGCGACCCGACCCTGGCACGCACGATGATCCTCATCGTCAACACCTGGCTCGGCTATCCCTACATGCTGCTGCTGTGCATGGGCCTCTTGCAGGCCATCCCGCGGGACCAGTACGAGGCCTCGGCCATCGATGGCGCCAGTCCGCTGGACAACCTGCTGCGCATTACCCTGCCGCAGCTGATCAAGCCGCTGATGCCGCTGTTGATCGCCTGCTTCGCCTTCAACTTCAACAACTTCGTGCTGATCACCCTTCTGACCCGCGGTGGCCCGGACATCATCGGTGCGACCACGCCGGCCGGCACCACGGATCTCTTGGTCAGCTACACCTACCGCATCGCCTTCCAGGATTCCGGGCAGGACTTCGCCCTGGCCGCGGCCATCGCCACGATGATCTTCATCCTCGTCGGTGCCATGGCGCTGCTGAATCTCAAACTCTCGAAAGTGAAGGTATAA
- the malE gene encoding maltose/maltodextrin ABC transporter substrate-binding protein MalE, whose amino-acid sequence MNKKFWCIATVGLAATFSLPLPALAAIEEGKLVVWINGDKGYKGLAEVGKKFTAETGIPVEVAHPDSATDKFQQAAATGNGPDIFIWAHDRIGEWAKSGLLTPVTPSADTKSGIADFSWQAVTYDNKLWGYPISVETIGLIYNKALVDTPPKTFDDVLALNEKLAAQGKRAILWDYNNTYFTWPLLSAKGGYVFEQNDGGYNVKSTGVNNAGAKAGAQVLRDLIDKGAMPKGADYSVAEAAFNKGDSAMMISGPWAWSNIEKSGIDFGVAPIPAIDGEPGKPFVGVAAALLNAASPNKDLAVEFLENYLLEVEGLKTVNADVPLGAVANTAYMEELSSNPHIKATFENAQMGEPMPNVPEMGAFWSSMAAALTNITSGRQDVDAALDDAAKRITR is encoded by the coding sequence ATGAACAAGAAATTCTGGTGTATCGCCACCGTCGGCCTGGCGGCCACCTTCAGCCTGCCGCTACCGGCGCTGGCGGCGATCGAGGAAGGCAAGCTGGTCGTCTGGATCAACGGCGACAAGGGCTATAAAGGCCTGGCCGAAGTCGGCAAGAAATTCACCGCCGAAACCGGCATTCCTGTCGAAGTGGCCCACCCCGACAGCGCCACCGACAAGTTCCAGCAGGCCGCAGCCACCGGCAATGGCCCGGACATCTTCATCTGGGCCCATGACCGCATTGGCGAATGGGCCAAGAGCGGCCTGCTCACCCCAGTCACCCCCAGCGCCGACACCAAGTCCGGCATCGCCGACTTCTCCTGGCAGGCGGTGACCTACGACAACAAGCTGTGGGGCTACCCGATTTCGGTGGAAACCATCGGCCTGATCTACAACAAGGCGCTGGTGGACACCCCGCCCAAGACCTTCGATGACGTCCTCGCGCTCAACGAAAAGCTCGCCGCCCAAGGCAAGCGCGCCATCCTCTGGGACTACAACAACACCTATTTCACCTGGCCGCTGCTGTCCGCCAAGGGCGGTTACGTGTTCGAGCAGAACGATGGCGGCTACAACGTCAAGTCCACCGGGGTGAACAACGCTGGCGCCAAGGCCGGTGCGCAGGTGCTGCGCGACCTGATCGACAAGGGGGCAATGCCCAAGGGTGCCGACTACAGCGTGGCCGAGGCGGCTTTCAACAAGGGTGACTCGGCGATGATGATCAGCGGTCCCTGGGCCTGGTCAAACATCGAGAAGAGCGGCATCGACTTCGGCGTGGCACCGATTCCCGCCATCGATGGCGAACCGGGCAAGCCCTTCGTCGGCGTCGCCGCCGCGCTGCTCAACGCCGCCAGCCCGAACAAGGACCTGGCCGTGGAGTTTCTCGAGAACTACCTGCTCGAGGTCGAGGGCCTGAAGACGGTGAACGCCGACGTGCCGCTGGGTGCGGTCGCCAACACCGCCTACATGGAAGAGCTGTCCAGCAATCCGCACATCAAGGCGACGTTCGAGAACGCACAGATGGGCGAGCCGATGCCCAACGTGCCGGAGATGGGCGCGTTCTGGTCATCCATGGCCGCCGCGCTGACCAACATCACCTCCGGGCGACAGGACGTCGACGCCGCCCTGGACGATGCCGCCAAGCGCATCACCCGTTGA
- a CDS encoding alpha-amylase, producing MRAHRLSVLPLLFGLALPLSGLAAPELSVRLNDQPLSPSWNPLAADRYDTELELEPGRLHLVMPQAGVENSALAPFRRQPLGKDSAYRYEVPEAGRYRLIVETGPDAALRLLPIKAAEPKAAASVCQPWDGGAVEVAVGDVFHDGQPLRDALSGATTVVRDGRVRLHPATGSDGLLLLEAADSAKPAPRDWRNATVYFVLTDRFANGDQGNDRSYGREPDGEQEIGTFHGGDLKGLTERLDHIASLGVDALWISAPYEQIHGWVGGGDRGDFRHYGYHGYYALDFTQLDANMGSDDDLRTLISEAHARGIRVLFDVVMNHPGYSTLQDMQQQGFGALRNGMADYLPEQWSAWQPEPHENLHAYHNLVDYEHPNWAAWWGRDWVRAGIADYDTPPSSTVDPLKGSLAFLPDFRTESEAVVALPEFLAHKAQTRAEPREGYRVRDYLIEWLTGWVREFGVDGFRVDTVKHVEPATWAELRAAAERARADWARTNPDDPMASEPFWMVGEVFGHGPEASDYLNQGFDALINFDFQEQAVAASDCLAAAEPSYADYARRLAETPGHNLLSYASSHDTALFNQLAKGNLTRQRGLAAALLLAPGAVQVYYGDESARAFGASGSDPYQGTRSSMNWAEHERPEIAALIEHWQRIGQFRARHPAIGAGEHKLLSPGQPYAFARELGEDKVIVVQAR from the coding sequence ATGCGTGCCCACCGGTTATCCGTCCTGCCGCTACTGTTCGGCCTCGCCCTGCCCTTGTCCGGCCTCGCCGCTCCCGAGCTGAGCGTTCGCCTGAACGACCAGCCGCTGTCACCGAGCTGGAACCCGCTGGCAGCCGATCGCTACGACACGGAGCTGGAACTTGAACCCGGTCGGCTGCATCTGGTGATGCCGCAAGCAGGCGTCGAAAACAGCGCGCTTGCGCCGTTCCGTCGTCAGCCGCTTGGCAAAGACAGCGCCTACCGCTACGAAGTGCCCGAGGCCGGGCGCTATCGTTTGATCGTCGAGACCGGCCCGGACGCGGCGCTGCGCTTGTTGCCGATCAAGGCCGCCGAACCGAAGGCGGCTGCGTCGGTCTGCCAGCCCTGGGATGGCGGCGCGGTGGAGGTGGCGGTTGGCGACGTGTTCCACGATGGCCAGCCCCTGCGCGACGCGCTGTCCGGCGCCACGACGGTGGTCCGCGACGGCCGGGTCAGGCTGCACCCCGCCACCGGCAGCGACGGCCTCTTGCTGCTCGAAGCCGCCGACTCGGCCAAGCCGGCACCGCGCGACTGGCGCAACGCCACGGTGTATTTCGTGCTCACCGACCGTTTCGCCAATGGCGATCAAGGCAACGATCGCAGCTATGGCCGCGAGCCGGATGGAGAACAGGAGATCGGCACCTTCCACGGCGGCGACCTCAAGGGGCTGACCGAGCGGCTCGACCATATCGCCAGCCTGGGCGTCGACGCGCTGTGGATCAGCGCGCCCTACGAGCAGATTCACGGCTGGGTCGGCGGCGGCGATCGCGGCGACTTCCGCCACTACGGTTACCACGGCTACTACGCACTCGACTTCACCCAGCTCGACGCCAACATGGGCAGCGACGACGACCTGCGCACCCTCATCAGCGAGGCCCATGCCCGCGGCATCCGCGTGCTGTTCGATGTGGTGATGAACCACCCCGGCTACTCGACCCTGCAGGACATGCAGCAACAGGGCTTCGGCGCCCTGCGCAACGGCATGGCCGACTACCTGCCCGAGCAGTGGAGCGCCTGGCAGCCGGAGCCGCACGAGAATCTGCACGCCTACCATAACCTGGTGGATTACGAGCACCCGAACTGGGCCGCCTGGTGGGGCCGTGACTGGGTGCGGGCCGGCATCGCCGACTACGACACGCCGCCCAGCAGCACCGTCGATCCACTCAAGGGCTCGCTGGCCTTTCTGCCGGATTTCCGCACCGAGTCCGAGGCGGTCGTCGCGCTGCCCGAGTTTCTCGCGCACAAGGCGCAGACCCGTGCCGAGCCGCGCGAAGGCTACCGGGTGCGCGACTACCTGATCGAATGGCTGACCGGCTGGGTCCGCGAGTTCGGCGTCGACGGCTTTCGTGTCGACACCGTCAAGCATGTCGAACCCGCCACCTGGGCCGAACTGCGCGCCGCCGCGGAGCGAGCCCGCGCCGATTGGGCTCGTACCAACCCGGACGATCCCATGGCCAGCGAGCCGTTCTGGATGGTCGGCGAAGTGTTCGGCCACGGCCCCGAAGCCAGCGACTATCTGAACCAGGGCTTCGATGCGCTGATCAACTTCGACTTTCAGGAGCAGGCCGTGGCTGCCAGCGACTGCCTCGCCGCCGCCGAACCCAGCTACGCCGACTATGCCAGGCGCCTGGCCGAGACGCCCGGGCACAACCTGCTGAGCTACGCCTCGTCCCACGACACAGCGCTGTTCAACCAACTGGCCAAGGGCAACCTGACCCGCCAGCGCGGCCTCGCCGCCGCCCTGCTGCTGGCGCCCGGCGCGGTGCAGGTCTATTACGGCGACGAAAGCGCGCGCGCCTTCGGTGCCAGCGGTTCGGACCCGTATCAGGGCACGCGCAGTTCGATGAACTGGGCCGAGCACGAGCGGCCTGAGATAGCCGCACTGATCGAACACTGGCAGCGGATTGGTCAGTTCCGTGCGCGCCATCCGGCCATCGGCGCGGGTGAACACAAACTGCTTTCGCCCGGCCAGCCCTATGCCTTCGCCCGCGAGCTGGGCGAGGACAAGGTCATCGTGGTGCAGGCACGATGA